The following coding sequences lie in one Pseudorasbora parva isolate DD20220531a chromosome 18, ASM2467924v1, whole genome shotgun sequence genomic window:
- the sdhaf1 gene encoding succinate dehydrogenase assembly factor 1, mitochondrial isoform X2 yields the protein MEVVNPANTSVSFFVQHTMVRHSKLQKQVLSLYRQFLRAAQDKPGFIPRIRDEFRANAAIKKNDVMHIEYLYRRGTRQLDLLKDVNTKQLGSFSKSKEDS from the coding sequence GTTGTCAATCCCGCCAACACCTCTGTCAGTTTTTTTGTCCAGCACACTATGGTGCGCCACAGCAAGCTACAGAAACAGGTCTTGTCCCTGTACCGGCAGTTTCTGCGCGCAGCACAGGACAAGCCGGGCTTCATACCGAGAATACGTGATGAATTCCGTGCCAACGCTGCGATCAAGAAGAATGACGTCATGCACATAGAATATCTTTATCGGCGGGGGACTCGCCAACTTGACCTGCTGAAAGATGTTAACACTAAACAACTTGGATCATTCAGCAAGTCTAAAGAGGACAGCTGA
- the sdhaf1 gene encoding succinate dehydrogenase assembly factor 1, mitochondrial isoform X1 codes for MKSWAATDKVVNPANTSVSFFVQHTMVRHSKLQKQVLSLYRQFLRAAQDKPGFIPRIRDEFRANAAIKKNDVMHIEYLYRRGTRQLDLLKDVNTKQLGSFSKSKEDS; via the exons ATGAAATCTTGGGCTGCAACTGACAAG GTTGTCAATCCCGCCAACACCTCTGTCAGTTTTTTTGTCCAGCACACTATGGTGCGCCACAGCAAGCTACAGAAACAGGTCTTGTCCCTGTACCGGCAGTTTCTGCGCGCAGCACAGGACAAGCCGGGCTTCATACCGAGAATACGTGATGAATTCCGTGCCAACGCTGCGATCAAGAAGAATGACGTCATGCACATAGAATATCTTTATCGGCGGGGGACTCGCCAACTTGACCTGCTGAAAGATGTTAACACTAAACAACTTGGATCATTCAGCAAGTCTAAAGAGGACAGCTGA